The nucleotide window ttattgcattatattgaaaatattaggtaagtataattcttgttacatgagcttactaagcacaaagtgcttaccctgtttccttttcccctgttttgtagtgttaagagctcggaggtcggattcggttggagacacatcacactatcaacctttAGATTTCAGTatttaaagaaactttattttggaaatcaatggcatgtataagctaatatagtaaatgttaatgtgaaatgattgtaaggtcagccattggtatggctaacaaatcttaattttggtatatgatgaagttatcttataaatatttatgaatctatcttgaaaatatgttgaattggatcgGTTGATGTAGATTGGTCTCGGtttaaaattgcagggaaggtttgatatctataaaggggttatattgagttaaaaaaaattaatttgtaaactccggtaatgcctcgtaccctattccggcaatgaatacgggtaaggggtgttacatttttaattTCACATACAATGCAAGTAATTTTACACATTTAATGATTATGTACATTTAATTGAAAGTTAATGGAAAGAATCATGAAAAAGTAAATATCTTCACTAAAATCATTTTTGGCCAACAATAGCTCAACTTTGAAAATTCCCCTCAAAAATATAGAAGATGAGTTAAATGGTgaactaaatataaaattaaatttgaataaatCTAGTTTTGTACGGAAGAAATGGTCTAAGCATTGGGATTGTATTGAATGACATTTGTACAATTTAGTGAGACAATGCCAGATCAATTTCATATTCTcctattctgattttgaaaaatcattaaaaattgtaaaaaaaaattaagagatCTTATACGTATGAAAATCTCAATAAGTCAAGAGAAACAAAAGGCAACCTAATATGAATTCTATACTAATAGATAAATGTATTTTAGTGGAAATAGATCACAGCTACCTAGTAGCAGAATAGAAGAGGATTTAAAGAAAATACTGTATTAAttggcatgtgtgaaaattttgaaattttcatggtaaaaatttcattaagtctagtttcaaaaacaacaaacgaatcttaattttgaattttgtaggccaatgtataaataatttagtggctTCTACTTAAGTAGACAACCTTGTTAAGAGTATATGTGTAACTagtgaaaataattaataatacataTAAGCATGCTATACTAAAAACTAAAGattctcatgtatatatatatatatatatatatatatatatatatatatatatatgtacatattgaatgtggaatggagaggatgaggAAGGAAAAAATAGATAAAGAATATCAAGTTAAGTTTCATGGTTAAATCATGAAAAAAATAAGAACGTGggaattgaatatatgaattaCGAGGTGTAATTGAATTTTGGTAATTTAAGTAGCTTATATTTAAGTGTATTAAGGTATGTAAATGGTAGAATTGTTGTGATGCAAGAGTATATCAAATAAGAATTGTTTGAGTATTGAATAGAGAATTCTTAATTGTTGAATTTGTGATGTTTCTATTGATATGTTGGTTTATTTTAAGATTGGAAAGTGTTCATGAACGaatgaaaaagaaataagattgtttatgcatgttttagaGGTGTTTCACACTTGATTTTGGGCCCATTTACCCTTGTATCAATACCAAGGGAATTTGTATCGGTATAAGTACTCCAGAGAGCAAAAATGAACAATGCCAGGGAAGATGTATCGATACTTGGAATAGTGTATCGGAACAAGTATTTTATTTTCACTTGTTTTTATTCATTTAGGCTCGAATAAAATCTAGATGACCTCTGATTGTAACCAAATTTTAGAgaaagtttaataatagtctaaTAAGCTTTAAATAAGTTTTAAAAAACGTTAaagatgaatagaacttgaatcTATAGTTTAGACCTAAAGCGAAGTAATTAACTCTAAAATATAATATCTCTTGTTCAAGTCTAGATACGAACTCGGATAAAGGTATTACATATCTTTAGCTCATGTCAATTTTCAGAGCAATTAGGGAGCCTTTGCCTTTAGTCTTCCTTTAAATAGGGTGAAGGATTTCGTTACTAAAATAAGATTATCCGTGATTAAACCGCTATAAACAAAAATGTTCATATAACATGTGATGAGGCTTGGGAGAATTATTTTAAGGCGATagagaaaatgattttataagcAAAAAGGTCGATGATATGAAGTTTGCAACACAGGTTTGAGAGTTACCTGGGAACAAGAGTAATAATAGTTTCGTTGAATTCTCTCAGGGAACAAAATTAAAGGAGGAGAGAATGGAACTGGTGGTGAAAGTCCCCACAATCCCAGTATCGCTGACAAAAGGAGACCAGGTTTAGCATGACGAAAACTTTAAGGGTAAACTACACTTATTGTCCTCATACTTCATATAAAATTATGTTTCGGCCACTCAACATTTAAAACTTACGTAATAGCTATTAATGCTATTCCATTGTTATAGTTTTGTTACTCATCCATTATCTTTAAAGGAAAATAACCAATTTGGTCcctgaaatataaataaaatattttttaaatatttttaataattattctaaaaagttttaaaaatcttaaaaataaatttgaaattagtaaaatgtaaaatgtattataaaacttataaacaatttttgtaaaaaataaataaaaattttatattaatattaaataaaaataattatattaaattaaatttattttaaaaaaccttTCCTCCCCCACCGTCCCTCTCTCTCCATCTTCCCCTTCTTCAACCTAGAAAAGGCCAACTCCAGATTATTAAATTCCCCTTCTTCAACCTAGAAAAAGGCCAACTCCAGATTATTAAATTGAGTATTAGCCCCTTAAATTAATGTGTTATATCATATTTTAACGGAGATATGGATGAGTGGCAAAAATGTATTCGAAAACATTAGTGgttattatgtaatttttaaaagttaagtGGCTGAAATCTAATTTTATATAAAGTTCAGGAACAGTTAGcgtttacccaaaatttaattattaaactcaCCAATCCGGTGAAATTGGAGCCTATTATCAACAGCTGATACGCTTAAACTTGAACAAAGCCCGCCTACGCTCCGCCTCTCCCCTCCTCCTTTCTTCTCTGTAAATAGTTACATGGCAATTCTCCTCGTACCAAAAATACTAGACTTTCCCTTCTAGTTTATCTCCAATCTCTAATCCCCACTCCCCGACCCTTTTATTTTGGCATGTTTCTCAGAAAAAGCATCGCCAAACTCCCCTGCACATCTCCTGCGCTTAACACTGCTTCTTTCATTTCCTCTTACAACCAAACAACCCCGCAAGATATTGCTCATCGAGCTTCTTTCTTAATCAACCAACCCAACTGGAAGACCAACGAGACCCTCAAATCCTTTGTTTCCCACATGAACCCCACCGTTGCTGCCCAGGTCATCCTCCTCCAAAACCACCATTTCTCACTCGCTCTCCGGTTTTTCCAATGGGTTTGTCAACACTCCACTTACTGCTACGATATAACTAGTAGAATCCGCCTCTTGAAACTGCTCGTATCCTCCAATTCATTTCGAATTGCTCATAAGGCGGTGATTGAGCTCATCAAAACCTGTAGTAGCAATGAGAACGATCTTTTGAAGCTAATGGAAGCGCTTGATGAGATGAGGGAGACCGGTTTTCGCTTAAATTACCCTTGTTATAGCATTCTCTTGATGTCAATAGCTAAGTTAAGTATGGGGTTTTTAGCTTTTTTGGTTTATAGAAGAATGATAGCTGAAGGCTTTGCTCTTGCTGCTATTGATTATGGAACGATAATCAATGCTTTATCCAAAGTTGGCTTTGTGTGTCAAGCTGAAATGTTCATGTCCCAATCTTTGAAGCTTGGGTTTGGATTTGGTACTCATGTTTGTACTTCTTTGGTATTGGGCTATTGTCGAAAAAAGGATCTCTTGGAAGCCTTCCGGGTGCTTGAAGTAATGTCCAAGTCAGGTGGTTGTGAAGCGAATTCAGTTACTTACTCGATTTTAATACATGGTTTATGTGAGATTGGGAAGGTTGAAGAAGCATTTGCTTTGAAAGAAGGGATGAAAGAGAAGGGTTGCCAGCCAAGTATTCGGACTTACACTGTATTAATAAAGGCTTTGTGTGATGATGGATTGATTGGTAAGGCTTTGGATTTGGTTCGTGAAATGATCGGAGAAGGATGTAAGCCTAATGTTTATACTTATACTGTTTTGATTGATGGGTTGTGCAGGGAAGGGAAGATTGAGGAGGCTAATGGGATGTTTAGGCAGATGGAAAAAGGGGGTGTTTATCCAGGGATTGTAACGTACAACGCTCTGATTAATGGATATTGTAAAGAAGGGAAGATTGTTTCTGCTTTTGAGCTTCTTAGTTTGATGGAGAAACGAAATTGCAAGCCTAATATCCGTACCTATAATGAGCTTATAGAAGGACTGTGTAGAGTCAACAGACCTTATAAGGCAATGATCCTTCTCGGAAGGGTTGTCAACAATGGCTTATTGCCTAACTGCTTgagttataatattttaattaatgggTTCTGCAGAGAAGGCCATTTTGACATGGCtttcaagatatttgaatttatgaACTCATTTGGGGTTGATACTGATGCATATAGTTTTACTGCTATGATTGATGGGTTGTGCAAACAAGGGAGACTGAAACTCGCAAATGGGCTGTTGGGTAAGATGATAAAAAAGGGAATAGAACCGGATGAAGTGACATTTACCTCACTTATGGATGGATTTTGCAAATCAGGTAACACTGGAGGTGCATCAAAGCTTTTGAAGATGATGATTGAAAATGCTTGTTTGAAGACTTGTCATGCCTTCAACTCAATTCTTCATGTTCTGAGCAAAGAATGTGAGTTGGTAAAACAATATGCCTTGTTTGGAAAGATCCTAAAGCATGGTTTGGGCCCTTCTGTTGTGACTTACACCATATTAGTAGGCGCACTTTTTCAAGCTGACAAGGTTGACCAGTCCTTGAGCATGATAGAGCTAATGAAACAAGTTGGCTGCCCTCCAGGTGTATACACATACAATGTCATGGTTAATGGCTTGTGTCAATTTGGAAGAGTTGAGGTTGCAGAGAGGATCTTGGATAGCATGTCTGATTTAGGAGTATCCCCAAATCATGTTACGTACACTATATTGGTCAAAGCTCATGTTTATGCTGGCAGGTTAGACCGTGCCCTTGAGATTGTGTCCGATATGGTTAAAAATGGATTTCAGCCCAACAGTCGTGTCTATTCTGCACTACTAACAGGATTCATTTCATCAAACAAGACCACTGAAGTAGCACATTCCCGTTCTATCAGTCCTCTATATGTTTGGTCACCATCTACTGCAGAAAATTATGATGAATGTGTTTCCAGTAACATTCTAATGGAAATGGATCTTGAGCATGCATTCAAGCTCCAAGTTGAAATTGAGAAATTCGGTGGGTCTGTTTCGGATTTCTATAATTTCCTAATTGTGGGTTTATGTGAAGTCGGAAGAATTGTAGATGCCGAACATCTTACCAAAGATATATTACGACAAGGTTCATATCCTGAGAAGGCATGTTTTTCTGTGATTGATTGGCACTCTAAGAACAGCAACTGCAACGAGTGCCTCAAGTTCTTGGATCTTATTCTCAGTAATGGTTTCGTTCCATCTTTGGCATCTTATTCATCCGTGATCCACAGTATGCATACCAAAGGAAACATCATAGAAGCTCAAAGACTATTTTCTGACCTCATGAAATACAATAATATTGGGGATGCAAAAGCAGCATTACCAGATATTGAGTTCTTGGTAAACACAGATGAACCTGAAAAATGCATAGATCTTCTAAAACTAATTGAGCAAATGGTTAACAGGGAGAGGCCAGTCATCTAATTCATGCTCTGTTGTTCTTCTCCCTTGACATCACTGCTTATAGTCATGATCTCCCAGATTAGCTAGAGCAGAAATATATTTACTACTGTTCAGCCCCAGATTTTTTGGATAGATCATCATGAGAATCAGACTCACAAGCATAACACTAATACCAGGTAAAATCTACTTCATACTCCCATCATATCTTTCATTCAGAGATTTGATAAAAAGAAAAACTGGGTTGATGTAGAAAACTTTCCCTAAGGTCGTTCTGTAAAGTGAAGCCTTGTGTAGATGTGCAGGAATGTAGGAAACAAGTTTGCTCCCAATAGGATCTAAAATGCAAATCAATAGAATACATTTTTGTCATAAATTATGTTGTTCTCGCAGTCCATTTTTCTTTTAAGTAACATGTTCCATATAATCATAtccaaaaaattttgaatttaagtaTGAAAATATGACCTTCCAAGTCTTAGGCCTCTGTTGTTGAGTATTCCGTCTCCATTTAAGCCAATACCCTAAGCATTTTATTTATCTATTCAATTCTTAATTTCCTTCTAGTTCTGGGCtactctttaatttttatttaagaactgggttttcaaaactaaaataacaaaactatcattttaaaagaacagaagaaaagaaaatggttTTAATAATTCAATTACGGTATGATACCTTGGAAGCTTTGGCGTATACATGACAAGTTatgtatttttattgtttttgtaTATTTTCTTGTCATAACTGTGATGTATAAGGATAATTGACATTatataagttttatatatttgcagggtgaaattagaaaattttttaaggactcgaaattaaattgtatatttttatgatagtaaaaatataatttcaccattttaatatctatatttttataatttataatttttaaaggattaaatcaaatgttATCATTTTAGAGgagctaaaatataattttatttttattaatttaatttttataattttgaaggatttaaataatttttttctattttatgggGCGGCCCCACTATAAAattgtaaaggtattatatttatCTTATATTTTGTTAggcttaaaatatataaaaaaagcttataaataaataaaaacctatTAAGTTTCTCGACTAAATTCACTTCTAAATTGAGCCTTGTcattaatttgaaaaatcaatTAAAGTACTTTATTAACAATTTTCATCTTTAACTATGTTAAGCATTAAAATAAACTAATAGATTAATTAGATAGTGACACATGACATcccttaaatataatttttatttttgagtaaaaatattaaaaaataaaaattgaaaaaagcataaaaacataaaaatattttaaaattattaaaaattataaaagttgtaaacattatttaaaaattataaaaacataaGAAACTTATACGAAACttatgtaaatttaaaaaataaattttaaactaaaacttataaaaataattgtattaaaattat belongs to Gossypium arboreum isolate Shixiya-1 chromosome 7, ASM2569848v2, whole genome shotgun sequence and includes:
- the LOC108458469 gene encoding pentatricopeptide repeat-containing protein At3g07290, mitochondrial; the encoded protein is MFLRKSIAKLPCTSPALNTASFISSYNQTTPQDIAHRASFLINQPNWKTNETLKSFVSHMNPTVAAQVILLQNHHFSLALRFFQWVCQHSTYCYDITSRIRLLKLLVSSNSFRIAHKAVIELIKTCSSNENDLLKLMEALDEMRETGFRLNYPCYSILLMSIAKLSMGFLAFLVYRRMIAEGFALAAIDYGTIINALSKVGFVCQAEMFMSQSLKLGFGFGTHVCTSLVLGYCRKKDLLEAFRVLEVMSKSGGCEANSVTYSILIHGLCEIGKVEEAFALKEGMKEKGCQPSIRTYTVLIKALCDDGLIGKALDLVREMIGEGCKPNVYTYTVLIDGLCREGKIEEANGMFRQMEKGGVYPGIVTYNALINGYCKEGKIVSAFELLSLMEKRNCKPNIRTYNELIEGLCRVNRPYKAMILLGRVVNNGLLPNCLSYNILINGFCREGHFDMAFKIFEFMNSFGVDTDAYSFTAMIDGLCKQGRLKLANGLLGKMIKKGIEPDEVTFTSLMDGFCKSGNTGGASKLLKMMIENACLKTCHAFNSILHVLSKECELVKQYALFGKILKHGLGPSVVTYTILVGALFQADKVDQSLSMIELMKQVGCPPGVYTYNVMVNGLCQFGRVEVAERILDSMSDLGVSPNHVTYTILVKAHVYAGRLDRALEIVSDMVKNGFQPNSRVYSALLTGFISSNKTTEVAHSRSISPLYVWSPSTAENYDECVSSNILMEMDLEHAFKLQVEIEKFGGSVSDFYNFLIVGLCEVGRIVDAEHLTKDILRQGSYPEKACFSVIDWHSKNSNCNECLKFLDLILSNGFVPSLASYSSVIHSMHTKGNIIEAQRLFSDLMKYNNIGDAKAALPDIEFLVNTDEPEKCIDLLKLIEQMVNRERPVI